TCTTTACGCAATCTTTATTGGTCACTGAAGAGGTGGATTTTTAGTGATTATTGTGCGTAAAAATGCTCAAGCCGGCGGAGTAAGATAATTGTTCGATAGCCTATCAGATAGACTTTCCGAAGCCTTCAAAAATTTCAAAGGGCAGGGCCGACTGGATGAAAAAAACATCCAGGCCGGAATGCGTGAGGTTAGGCTCGCTCTTTTAGAAGCGGACGTTAACTTCAAAGTCGTCAAAGAATTTGTTGAGAAGGTAAAGGAACGGGCCTTAGGACAGGAAGTCCAGAAAAGCCTCTCTGCCGGACAGCAGGTCATCAAGATCGTCAATGACGAACTGACCGAGTTGCTTGGTGGAGAACAGGAAGGACTGATTCTTAAAGGTAAACCTGCCAAAATTATGATGGTCGGGTTGCAGGGTGCTGGTAAAACGACTTCTGCAGCAAAGATAGCCTTGTATCTTAGACGCAAGAAGTATAAGCCCTATCTCGTTCCAGCTGACGTATACCGCCCTGCTGCTATTGAACAGCTTACTGTACTGGCTAAGCAGCTGGATCTTCCCGTATACCCTTCAACTACTGACATGAATCCGGTGGATATCTGCCGCGATGCTATTGTCAAAGCGGAAGAGGCGGGATGTGACGTACTGCTTCTCGATACAGCCGGACGGCTGCATATCGATGAAGTGCTCATGGATGAACTTGCTGCCATTAAGGAAGCATGTTCGCCTGACGAAATACTTTTCGTAGCAGACGCAATGACAGGACAGGACGCTGTCAATGTTGCTGCAACGTTTGATGAAAAGCTTGATGTTACCGGTGTGGTACTGACTAAAATGGATGGAGACGCCCGAGGCGGTGCAGCTCTTTCTATCAAGTCTGTTACCGGCAAGTGCGTCAAGTTTGTCGGCGTGGGTGAGAAGCTTTCCGAGCTTGAACTCTTCTATCCAGACAGGGCTGCCTCTAGAATTCTCGGAATGGGGGACGTCCTTTCCCTGATCGAGAAAGCTCAGTCCGTTATGGAAGAAGGGGAAGCTGAGAAGCTTACTGAAAAATTCCGCAAGGCAAAATTTGACCTTGAGGATTTTCGTACCCAGATGCGTAGAATGAAGAAGATCGGTTCTATGGGCAGCATTATGAAGCTCATTCCGGGACTTGGCGGATTGACCAAACAGCTTGGCGATCTTGATATGCCGGACAAGGAACTGAACAGGATAGAAGCAATCATCTCCTCCATGACTCCGGAGGAACGCAAAACTCCTAAGCTTATCAACCCTAGCCGCAGGCAGAGAATTGCTAAAGGTTCGGGTGTTGAGGTTTTGGAAGTTAATCAGATGCTCAAGAATTTTGATCAGATGAGCAAGATGATGAAAAAAATGATGGGCGGAAAAGGCGGAAAAGGCGGAATGCCTCAGATGCCGAATATGCCCGGAATGCCCGGATTAGGCGGTGGCGGTATGCCGGGATTACCCGGTATGGAAGGGATGGAAGGCATGGAAGGAGCTGGTCAGCCTTCAAAAGAGAAAAGCAAGAAAACCCTGCTCGCCCGGAAAAAGAAAAAGCTCAAGAAGCAAAGTCGCAAGAAGAACAAAAAATAATCTTTTTTGGCCTTACTTGCATTTTATTAATGAATCTCTTAAATTAAGTTTATATGGGGGAAGTACACAATGGCTTTAAAACTAAGATTGACACGTATGGGGTCCAAAAAACGCCCTTTTTATCGTATTGTAGCAATTAACAGCAGCACAAGACGCGATGGTCGTCCTTTAGAATTCATAGGTTACTATAATCCTATGGTTGAACCTGTTGAACTTAAGATCAACATGGAAAAAGTTCAGGCTTGGATGGATAAAGGCGCAAAACCAAGCGATACTGTTAAAGCACTTCTTAAGAAAAATTCTTAAAGTTAGTTCTCACAACGGTTCGATTCTTTCTTCACTCAAGGTTTACTCTCGACATCTGAAGCGGAGGTTGTTGGCATGTTGAAGGATTTAGTAGAATTCATTGCGAAATCTCTTGTTGATAATCCCGATGATGTAGTCGTCACCGAGATTGAAGGAGAGCAGACATCTGTAATCGAACTCAAGGTCGCGAAAGAAGACTTGGGTAAAGTTATCGGCAAGCAGGGCCGCACCGCAAGAGCGATGAGAACTTTGCTTGGTGCTGCATCAACCAAGGTGAGAAAACGTTCTGTTCTAGAAATTCTAGAGTAGACGGCTTCAACCCGGACCATAACCAGTAGGCTGCTATGGACTTGCTACTAGTTGCCGAAGTGGTCAAATCACACGGTCTTAGGGGGGAAGTTTGCATCGATTCCCATGCGGACTCCCCTTTTTCCTTCGATGAGGTGTCTACCCTTTATTTACAAAGTAAAGGACAGAAACCCCGTCGATTTGTTGTGCAATCCTTTCGGAGGCACAAAGGCCGCGCTTTAGTAATCTTTAAAGGCATCAATGACCGGGATAAGGCTGATACCTTACGCGGCATGGATGTCTTGGTGCAGAAGGAAGATCTCCCTGAACTCAGGGATGATGAAGTCTACATGTACCAGTTGAAGAATGCTGCCGTCGAACTTAAAGACGGAACAGCGGTTGGGACCATTTCGGATTTTCTTTTTGCGCCGGGTCAAGAGACTTGGGTGATCTCGTCTTCAGAAGGAAAAGAAATTCTTTTTCCTGCTGTTGCTGAGTTTGTATTGTCTGTGGATGTAGATGCGGGAAAGGTTGTGATCGATCCGCCTGAAGGGCTGCTTGATCTGTATCTGAACGCGCCTGCTAAATAATGGGACGACCCTATGTCTTTTAAAAAAGCCGGTTAATTAGTCTGTGAATTTCAATTTGATTACGCTTTTTCCGGAATTTTTCGATTCCCCGCTTTCGCATGGTCTTATGAGTAAGGCTGTCGAAAAAGGAATCGTTTCATTCAATACTGTCAATCCCCGCGATTATGCTGTTGATAAGCATAAGAGCGTGGATGATCGTCCTTACGGGGGCGGGCCGGGTATGGTAATGTTTCTTGATCCGATAGCCCGCAGTCTGGATTCTGTGGGTATCAAGCCTGTCGTTCAGGGAGGCTGTGGTAAAGGTAAAAGGTTGCTGATGCTGTCGCCGAAAGGACGTCCGCTTACTCAGAAACTTGCTACTGAACTTGCCGGAGAAGAGGAACTGACTCTTGTCTGTGGACGGTATGAAGGAATTGATGCTCGTTTTGAAGAGATATTTCCTGTTGAGACTGTCTCTGTCGGAGATTTTGTTCTTAACGGAGGCGAAGCCGGAGCATTGTGTCTTATTGAAGCTGTTGCCCGATTGCTGCCGGATTTCATGGGCCATTCTGAATCAGGGACCGAGGAAAGTTTTTCTTCGGGACTTTTGGAGTATCCGCACTACACCCGTCCCGCTGAATATGAAGGACTGAAAGTGCCGGAGATTCTCTCTTCTGGGAATCATGCTCTGATTGAAGAATGGAGGAAAAAAAGGTCTCTTGATGAGACTTTGGATTCCCGCCCGGAATTACTTTCCGAAGCTGACGGCTTAAAAAGGGAAGATGTTCATTATTTACGGTCAATACCCCGTAAACGTTTAGGAAAACATCTTTCAATGGCTTTAGTACACTATCCAGTGCTAAATAAATTTGGTGAAAAAGCAGCTGTTTCTTTGACAAACCTCGATATTCACGATATGTCCCGCGTTTCCCGCTCTTACTCATTGGCAGGGATGTATGCGGTGACTCCTATCGAGGACCAGAAGAAGTTGGCTGACAGAATAATTTCTCATTGGACCTCGGGACCGGGTAGCAAAACTAACCCGGACAGAGCCGCCGCTCTGGCAAAGGTCAGTGTGATGGACTCCCTGATCGATGTGGTGGAGCATATTGAGTCGGGAACGGGTAAAAAACCGATACTGGTGACAACCAGTGCTCGGGGCGCGGGTAATGTGACTCCCCGTCAGGTCCGTGAAATGCTTTATGACAATCCTGTGTTACTGGTCTTCGGAACAGGGCATGGGTTGGCTCCCGAAA
This DNA window, taken from Maridesulfovibrio ferrireducens, encodes the following:
- the rpsP gene encoding 30S ribosomal protein S16; translated protein: MALKLRLTRMGSKKRPFYRIVAINSSTRRDGRPLEFIGYYNPMVEPVELKINMEKVQAWMDKGAKPSDTVKALLKKNS
- a CDS encoding KH domain-containing protein codes for the protein MLKDLVEFIAKSLVDNPDDVVVTEIEGEQTSVIELKVAKEDLGKVIGKQGRTARAMRTLLGAASTKVRKRSVLEILE
- the trmD gene encoding tRNA (guanosine(37)-N1)-methyltransferase TrmD, producing the protein MNFNLITLFPEFFDSPLSHGLMSKAVEKGIVSFNTVNPRDYAVDKHKSVDDRPYGGGPGMVMFLDPIARSLDSVGIKPVVQGGCGKGKRLLMLSPKGRPLTQKLATELAGEEELTLVCGRYEGIDARFEEIFPVETVSVGDFVLNGGEAGALCLIEAVARLLPDFMGHSESGTEESFSSGLLEYPHYTRPAEYEGLKVPEILSSGNHALIEEWRKKRSLDETLDSRPELLSEADGLKREDVHYLRSIPRKRLGKHLSMALVHYPVLNKFGEKAAVSLTNLDIHDMSRVSRSYSLAGMYAVTPIEDQKKLADRIISHWTSGPGSKTNPDRAAALAKVSVMDSLIDVVEHIESGTGKKPILVTTSARGAGNVTPRQVREMLYDNPVLLVFGTGHGLAPEILEMATGCLRPLRFMDGYNHLSVRSAVAITVDRLLGDAW
- the ffh gene encoding signal recognition particle protein codes for the protein MFDSLSDRLSEAFKNFKGQGRLDEKNIQAGMREVRLALLEADVNFKVVKEFVEKVKERALGQEVQKSLSAGQQVIKIVNDELTELLGGEQEGLILKGKPAKIMMVGLQGAGKTTSAAKIALYLRRKKYKPYLVPADVYRPAAIEQLTVLAKQLDLPVYPSTTDMNPVDICRDAIVKAEEAGCDVLLLDTAGRLHIDEVLMDELAAIKEACSPDEILFVADAMTGQDAVNVAATFDEKLDVTGVVLTKMDGDARGGAALSIKSVTGKCVKFVGVGEKLSELELFYPDRAASRILGMGDVLSLIEKAQSVMEEGEAEKLTEKFRKAKFDLEDFRTQMRRMKKIGSMGSIMKLIPGLGGLTKQLGDLDMPDKELNRIEAIISSMTPEERKTPKLINPSRRQRIAKGSGVEVLEVNQMLKNFDQMSKMMKKMMGGKGGKGGMPQMPNMPGMPGLGGGGMPGLPGMEGMEGMEGAGQPSKEKSKKTLLARKKKKLKKQSRKKNKK
- the rimM gene encoding ribosome maturation factor RimM (Essential for efficient processing of 16S rRNA) yields the protein MDLLLVAEVVKSHGLRGEVCIDSHADSPFSFDEVSTLYLQSKGQKPRRFVVQSFRRHKGRALVIFKGINDRDKADTLRGMDVLVQKEDLPELRDDEVYMYQLKNAAVELKDGTAVGTISDFLFAPGQETWVISSSEGKEILFPAVAEFVLSVDVDAGKVVIDPPEGLLDLYLNAPAK